From a single Nematostella vectensis chromosome 3, jaNemVect1.1, whole genome shotgun sequence genomic region:
- the LOC5518669 gene encoding netrin receptor UNC5B-a, which yields MPECSKAASEAHCKMLNIFILVLLKISYSGLIAVTPPKVGNTTIDNSYGLPELNLSQNVPLDINISVLSMGPQTKLVLCQALCEHHVGSLKLKCRNRYQMHVHHFHSSSHPVKANSVMITDRLLVTIDEDTSNQETICYCHTDDKRSRNVISIRFSRNGIKHGPSKPLSHRTVTFHGSRLPAPLQWTFPISARNPMCFHDNTPVKTEASITNGTVEVTLPLKTSRSAGVYSCSADVPGLGRQWGKLIELIISGWSAWYVSSPCSAKCGPGFLVRRRSCLSKDRTTCKGPTFKTESCSRYCEESAPVFIQQPHVTYLNNNTVQMNCTAIHTQEFQLRPRCDVINGAMLRDKAHVTLVIDTHKDGSKTLVLTLHPPEKVWQGLELACCCEVVAWGFTTRSEKLDVQLARGHSTRQTLLAASHPTDPQHIVESTQRPGTPSSRSQSSLMPILIFLIIVIVLSFFITIYILVTKSYWMRSVRHDTTTITTSTSRTTTPSMYSDPAISLHGSSCNPSREEYSRPQNPMTFSITPPEVRVFTRQLSQEKLSNSPRSTTKLCMMANEDIDEVGTTFDLNEESDLSRRGSSKSNTSTLSALSSVSKQQCPRPSLPERADERLCAWGRIDHNGGQLVIPNTGISLYVPPSALPQGQEEVIYIAMMKRSAKYPQLRPGQALLSPAVVCGPEGLQFNEPVFLKLPHNAALKNGEIPHLEGKTRSSESTDATTWRTLESLDGDPESRPISYLDVNSVEMMLTHFSDQTVVGEPECLKIKVVPFLHCDGAQCDCRVQVYLIPRTKAALEEAILDASRVGLIQADTGKLFSLRNTSRDVRVEACLHEVDTKWKPVTPVQQALPFSQVWSSVEDMPNVTFGFAPIPDQPNLTTFRCNFEIQQYGETDLARIFVTYCIKDHEEEGAVGSSASTPTSSPQRKLERWDSSSTSGICSEMQGPNENKIPRDIRKKLCIKLEPAENLMIGSWKDLAGKMPGITTDYIRFLEGRKVGEGPVGNLIDYWEKDLSEKIPLHQLAQLMEDIGRRDAAELVESIFSTAV from the exons ATGCCCGAATGTTCAAAAGCAGCAAGCGAAGCACATTGTAAAATGCTGAACATTTTCATCTTagtcttattaaagataaGCTATAGTGGTTTGATAGCAGTAACACCTCCCAAAGTCG GGAATACTACCATTGATAATTCTTATGGCTTGCCGGAGCTTAACCTATCACAGAATGTCCCACTTGACATCAACATCTCAGTACTGTCAATGGGACCACAAACGAAACTCGTGTTATGCCAGGCACTATGTGAGCACCATGTGGGCTCGTTGAAGTTGAAATGCAGGAACAG GTACCAGATGCATGTACATCACTTCCATTCATCTTCACATCCAGTCAAGGCAAACTCTGTGATGATTACTGACAGGCTGTTAGTTACAATTGATGAGGATACAAGTAACCAGGAGACAATTTGCTACTGTCACACAGATGATAAAAGGAGCAGGAACGTAATATCAATCAGATTCTCGCGAAATGGAATCAAACATG GTCCATCTAAGCCACTGTCACATCGAACTGTCACCTTTCACGGCAGCCGTCTACCAGCACCACTTCAATGGACATTTCCAATAAGTGCCAGAAATCCTATGTGTTTCCATGACAACACCCCTGTTAAAACTGAAGCATCTATCACAAATGGCACAGTTGAGGTGACATTACCCCTTAAAACGTCTCGGTCTGCAGGGGTGTATTCGTGCAGTGCAGATGTCCCAGGGCTTGGAAGACAATGGGGGAAACTAATTGAGCTTATAATATCAG GCTGGTCCGCATGGTATGTATCGTCTCCGTGTAGCGCAAAGTGCGGACCTGGGTTCCTCGTCAGGCGTCGCTCATGTCTAAGCAAAGATCGCACAACATGCAAAGGTCCAACATTTAAAACTGAGAGTTGTTCCAGATACTGTGAAG AATCTGCTCCGGTATTCATCCAACAGCCGCACGTTACTTACCTCAACAACAATACAGTTCAAATGAACTGCACTGCTATCCATACCCAAGAGTTCCAGTTGCGTCCTCGCTGCGACGTGATAAACGGTGCGATGCTACGAGATAAAGCCCACGTAACCTTAGTTATCGATACACACAAGGACGGCAGCAAGACGCTAGTTCTCACTTTACACCCACCCGAGAAAGTTTGGCAGGGCCTGGAGTTGGCTTGTTGTTGCGAAGTAGTGGCCTGGGGCTTTACGACCAGAAGCGAGAAACTCGATGTCCAACTAGCGAGAGGACACAGCACACGTCAAACCCTTTTAGCGGCGTCGCATCCAACAGACCCGCAGCACATTGTGGAATCAACTCAACGTCCTGGAACACCAA GTTCAAGGTCGCAATCATCATTGATGCCCATCCTAATCTTCCTTATTATAG TTATAGTTTTGAGCTTTTTCATCACAATCTACATATTGGTAACAAAATCGTACTGGATGCGTTCCGTACGCCACGACACTACCACGATAACGACAAGCACATCAAGAACAACGACACCCTCTATGTACAGCGACCCTGCTATAAGCCTCCATGGGTCAAGCTGTAATCCGAGCAGAGAGGAATATTCCAGACCTCAGAATCCCATGACATTCAGCATTACCCCGCCAGAAGTAAGAGTTTTCACCCGACAACTTTCCCAAGAAAAACTTAGCAACTCACCCAGAAGCACCACTAAGTTGTGCATGATGGCTAATGAAGACATTGATGAAGTTGGTACCACCTTTGATCTCAATGAAGAAAGCGATTTGTCACGGCGAGGTTCAAGCAAGAGCAACACATCCACGCTATCGGCCCTGTCAAGTGTCTCAAAGCAGCAATGCCCACGTCCCTCCCTTCCTGAAAGAGCCGATGAAAGGTTGTGTGCTTGGGGAAGGATCGACCACAACGGCGGTCAGCTGGTCATTCCAAACACGGGCATCAGCCTGTATGTGCCACCCTCAGCCCTACCTCAAGGTCAAGAAGAGGTCATATACATCGCAATGATGAAAAGAAGTGCTAAGTACCCGCAACTGAGGCCTGGGCAAGCTCTGTTGAGTCCTGCCGTAGTCTGTGGCCCGGAAGGGTTACAGTTCAATGAGCCGGTGTTCCTCAAATTGCCCCACAACGCTGCACTCAAAAATGGGGAAATACCACATCTTGAAG GTAAGACTAGATCTAGTGAGTCAACAGATGCGACAACTTGGAGAACTTTGGAAAGCCTCGACGGTGATCCTGAAAGCAGACCCATCAGTTACTTGGACGTGAACTCCGTAGAGATGATGTTGACGCATTTCTCGGACCAAACTGTCGTCGGTGAGCCTGAATGTCTTAAAATCAAAGTCGTGCCGTTTCTGCATTGTGATGGAGCTCAGTGTGACTGCCGTGTGCAAGTTTATCTCATACCACGAACGAAAGCAGCACTCGAG GAAGCTATCTTAGATGCCTCACGTGTTGGCTTGATCCAAGCCGACACAGGCAAACTGTTTTCCCTAAGGAATACATCACGTGACGTGCGCGTGGAAGCATGTCTACATGAGGTGGATACTAAATGGAAACCTGTTACACCAGTACAACAG GCGTTGCCTTTTTCACAAGTATGGAGCAGTGTTGAAGATATGCCAAACGTAACCTTTGGTTTCGCCCCAATCCCCGACCAACCAAACCTCACTACCTTCAGGTGCAACTTCGAAATTCAGCAATATGGAGAAACCGACTTAGCAAGGATTTTTGTCACATATTGCATAAAG GATCACGAAGAGGAAGGTGCCGTGGGCTCATCTGCGTCAACTCCAACGTCATCCCCGCAGCGAAAGCTAGAG CGTTGGGATAGCAGTTCGACGTCGGGTATTTGCTCCGAGATGCAAGGCCCCAATGAGAACAAGATCCCGCgcgatatcagaaaaaagCTCTGCATCAAGTTGGAACCAGCAGAAAATCTTATGATCGGTAGCTGGAAAGATCTTGCCGGTAAGATGCCGGGCATCACAACCGATTACATACGCTTTTTGGAAGGACGCAAGGTTGGGGAGGGTCCGGTCGGCAATTTAATTGATTATTGGGAGAAAGACCTTAGTGAGAAAATACCACTTCATCAGCTAGCACAGCTTATGGAGGATATTGGGAGACGAGACGCGGCGGAATTAGTAGAGAGTATCTTCAGTACAGCTGTGTGA
- the LOC5518720 gene encoding uncharacterized protein LOC5518720 isoform X1 translates to MSGSHSDKYNNSLLAESKLHHKHDEILAKRELLLASGELLEKNRTKNQKTIKTSFINSKARNDQIVQELEATHKSLKKRTNESNDPTFLAMRNNYMGVVEKESPIWLARAQSDMS, encoded by the exons ATGAGTGGAAGTCATAGCGACAAATATAACAATTCCTTGTTGGCTGAATCCAAACTCCACCACAAGCATGATGAAAT TCTAGCCAAACGTGAGCTCCTACTTGCTTCAGGGGAATTACTTGAAAAAAACAGAACAAAGAACCAAAAGACAATTAAAACTTCCTTTATCAATTCAAAGGCAAGAAATGACCAAATAGTGCAG GAGCTTGAGGCAACCCACAAAAGCTTGAAGAAAAGAACAAATGAATCCAATGACCCAACCTTTCTTGCAATGCGG AATAACTACATGGGTGTAGTTGAAAAAGAGTCCCCTATTTGGCTGGCAAGAGCTCAGTCTGACATGTCTTAG
- the LOC5518720 gene encoding uncharacterized protein LOC5518720 isoform X2, with protein sequence MMKWGTNLGEALIHGRHLFQKICLAKRELLLASGELLEKNRTKNQKTIKTSFINSKARNDQIVQELEATHKSLKKRTNESNDPTFLAMRNNYMGVVEKESPIWLARAQSDMS encoded by the exons ATGATGAAAT GGGGCACTAATttgggggaggcgcttattcatggGAGGCACttattccagaaaatatg TCTAGCCAAACGTGAGCTCCTACTTGCTTCAGGGGAATTACTTGAAAAAAACAGAACAAAGAACCAAAAGACAATTAAAACTTCCTTTATCAATTCAAAGGCAAGAAATGACCAAATAGTGCAG GAGCTTGAGGCAACCCACAAAAGCTTGAAGAAAAGAACAAATGAATCCAATGACCCAACCTTTCTTGCAATGCGG AATAACTACATGGGTGTAGTTGAAAAAGAGTCCCCTATTTGGCTGGCAAGAGCTCAGTCTGACATGTCTTAG
- the LOC5518671 gene encoding cytoplasmic polyadenylation element-binding protein 1, which yields MTELRKFGSVFGSLARNRSLVATMAHEETAIKDESNSIFTRINALLDSALDPSHAGRGLFTPPQTSHSQQSFNNYSPYYQLTPPNSRSSSPLSFDEKYHEHYLANMATSMGGSMPTPPGSLPASPLAYPSPSAYGAFPFSPMTPESDTSPVRPSYSGVVSSKMNSARQQLFQNPPSQMQQEFLAGGNLLTDPRWGSSQMAGLLSDLYGQEWLHRQALMQSPEYLRARIKKWSGQLPRRNYKSPSYSSKVFLGGVPWDITEASLILSFKPFGGVTVEWPGKADGRHLHHPPKGYVYLIFDCEKSVKALLGSCTHDFTNGGDWYFKISSQRMRCKEVQVIPWVLSDTNYVRGPHQRLDTSWTVFVGGLHGMLNAEGLAYIMNELFGGVVYAGIDTDKHRYPIGSGRVTFDNHKSFMNAVRAGFIEIETPKFTKKVQVDPYLEDSLCETCHSTPGPFFCREESCFRYYCHSCWLWHHSIEGFRDHRPLTRTSKSSTSSPM from the exons ATGACGGAGCTCCGCAAATTTGGTAGTGTGTTTGGGTCTCTGGCGAGGAACAGATCTCTAGTTGCAACCATGGCACATGAG GAAACTGCAATAAAGGATGAAAGCAACTCTATCTTCACTCGCATCAATGCTTTGCTGGATTCAGCACTGGACCCGA GTCATGCGGGCCGCGGTCTATTCACTCCTCCTCAAACGTCGCATAGTCAACAATCGTTCAACAACTACAGTCCTTATTACCAGCTTACGCCACCGAACTCCCGTTCTTCAAGCCCCTTGAGCTTCGATGAGAAATATCACGAGCATTACCTG GCCAATATGGCAACAAGCATGGGCGGATCTATGCCGACACCCCCTGGGAGCCTGCCTGCCTCGCCCCTAGCCTATCCATCTCCTAGTGCTTATGGCGCCTTCCCGTTCTCTCCCATGACACCTGAGAGTGACACCAGCCCAGTTCGACCATCTTATAGCGGTGTGGTTTCCTCCAAGATGAACTCTGCTAGGCAGCAGTTGTTCCAAAACCCACCATCTCAAATGCAGCAGGAATTTCTTGCAG GTGGAAACTTGCTAACTGACCCCCGGTGGGGTAGTAGTCAGATGGCTGGCTTGTTGAGCGATCTTTATGGCCAAGAGTGGTTACATAGGCAAGCCCTAATGCAATCACCAG AATACCTGAGAGCCAGAATCAAGAAATGGTCTGGACAGTTGCCAAGGCGAAACTACAAGAGCCCAAGCTACTCATCCAAGGTGTTTCTGGGAGGAGTTCCATGGGATATCACAGAAG CATCTCTGATCTTGTCCTTCAAGCCATTCGGTGGTGTAACTGTGGAGTGGCCGGGCAAAGCTGACGGCAGACATCTTCACCACCCACCCAAAG GGTATGTGTATCTGATCTTTGACTGTGAAAAGTCTGTCAAGGCTCTGTTGGGCTCCTGCACTCATGACTTCACAAATGGTGGAGACTGGTACTTCAAGATATCCAGCCAACGCATGAGGTGTAAAGAG GTGCAGGTCATACCATGGGTTCTATCCGATACTAACTATGTGCGAGGGCCTCATCAGCGGCTAGACACTAGCTGGACTGTGTTTGTTGGTGGCTTGCATGGCATGCTAAATGCTG AGGGGCTTGCTTACATCATGAATGAGCTATTTGGTGGTGTGGTATATGCTGGGATTGATACGGAcaaacacaggtatcccattg GTTCTGGTCGAGTGACCTTTGATAATCACAAGAGTTTTATGAATGCTGTTAGAGCTGGCTTCATTGAGATTGAAACGCCCaagtttacaaaaaaa GTGCAGGTGGACCCGTACCTGGAGGACTCACTCTGCGAGACGTGCCACTCTACCCCTGGCCCCTTCTTCTGCCGAGAGGAGAGCTGCTTCCGCTACTACTGTCACTCCTGTTGGCTCTGGCATCACTCGATTGAGGGGTTCCGTGATCACCGCCCCCTCACAAGGACGAGCAAGTCGAGCACCAGCTCACCCATGTAA